One segment of Hippopotamus amphibius kiboko isolate mHipAmp2 chromosome 2, mHipAmp2.hap2, whole genome shotgun sequence DNA contains the following:
- the SLC39A14 gene encoding metal cation symporter ZIP14 isoform X1, translating into MKLWHPALRSCFLLALLGVWTAAPEAHAVSAGMPAISAASFLQNLMHRYGEGNSLTLQQLKALLNHLDVGVGRDNVSQPVQEPRNLSTCFSSGDLFAAHNLSDQSRIGGREFQEFCPTILQQLDSRACSSENQENEENEQTEEGRPSAVEVWGYGLLCVTIISLCSLMGASVVPFMKKTFYKRLLLYFIALAIGTLYSNALFQLIPEAFGFNPLKDYYVSKSAVVFGGFYLFFFTEKILKILLKQKNEHHHGHSHYASETLPSQKDQEEGVTEKLQNGDLDHMIPQHCSSELDGKPPVMDEKVIVGSLSVQDLQASQSACYWLKGVRYSDIGTLAWMITLSDGLHNFIDGLAIGASFTVSVFQGISTSVAILCEEFPHELGDFVILLNAGMSIQQALFFNFLSACCCYVGLAFGILAGSHFSANWIFALAGGMFLYISLADMFPEMNEVCQEDERKGSILIPFVIQNLGLLTGFSIMLVLTTYSGQIQIG; encoded by the exons ATGAAGCTGTGGCACCCAGCCCTCCGCAGCTGCTTTCTGCTGGCCCTGCTCGGCGTGTGGACAGCTGCTCCTGAAGCTCACGCTGTGTCTGCGGGGATGCCCGCCATCAGCGCAGCCTCTTTCCTGCAGAACCTCATGCATCGCTACGGGGAGGGCAACAGCCTCACCCTGCAGCAGCTGAAGGCCCTGCTCAACCACCTGGATGTGGGCGTGGGCCGGGACAACGTCTCCCAGCCCGTGCAGGAACCGCGGAACCTCTCCACG TGCTTCAGTTCTGGAGACCTCTTTGCTGCCCACAACCTCAGCGACCAGTCGCGCATCGGGGGACGTGAGTTCCAGGAGTTCTGCCCCACCATCCTCCAGCAGCTGGATTCCCGGGCCTGCTCCTCCGAGAACCAGGAGAACGAAGAGAACGAACAAACAGAAGAGGGGAGGCCCAGCGCAGTTGAAG TGTGGGGGTATGGTCTCCTCTGTGTGACCATCatctccctctgctccctcatGGGGGCCAGCGTGGTCCCCTTCATGAAGAAGACCTTTTACAAGAGGCTGCTGCTCTACTTCATAGCTCTGGCGATTGGAACCCTCTACTCCAACGCCCTCTTCCAGCTCATCCCCGAG GCTTTTGGTTTCAACCCTCTGAAAGATTATTATGTCTCCAAGTCCGCAGTTGTGTTCGGGGgcttttatctcttctttttcacaGAGAAGATCTTGAAGATACTCCTTAAGCAGAAAAATGAG CATCATCATGGACACAGCCACTATGCCTCTGAGACGCTCCCTTCCCAGAAGGACCAGGAGGAGGGGGTGACAGAGAAGCTGCAGAACGGCGACCTGGACCACATGATTCCTCAGCACTGCAGCAGTGAGCTGGACGGGAAGCCCCCTGTGATGGACGAGAAGGTCATCGTGGGCTCCCTCTCTGTCCAG GACCTGCAGGCGTCCCAGAGCGCCTGCTACTGGCTGAAAGGCGTCCGCTACTCTGACATCGGCACGCTGGCCTGGATGATCACCCTGAGCGACGGCCTCCACAATTTCATCGACGGGCTGGCCATTGGTGCCTCCTTCACCGTGTCTGTCTTCCAAGGCATCAGCACCTCGGTGGCCATCCTCTGCGAGGAGTTCCCACATGAGCTAG GAGACTTTGTCATCCTGCTCAATGCTGGCATGAGTATCCAGCAGGCTCTCTTCTTCAACTTCCTGTCTGCCTGCTGCTGTTACGTGGGCCTGGCCTTCGGCATCTTAGCCGGCAGCCACTTCTCTGCCAACTGGATCTTTGCCCTGGCTGGAGGAATGTTCTTATATATTTCTCTGGCTGATATG ttCCCTGAGATGAACGAGGTCTGCCAAGAGGATGAAAGGAAGGGCAGTATCTTGATCCCCTTCGTCATCCAGAACCTGGGCCTCTTGACTGGTTTCAGCATCATGCTGGTCCTCACTACGTATTCAGGACAGATCCAGATCGGATAG
- the SLC39A14 gene encoding metal cation symporter ZIP14 isoform X3, whose amino-acid sequence MKLWHPALRSCFLLALLGVWTAAPEAHAVSAGMPAISAASFLQNLMHRYGEGNSLTLQQLKALLNHLDVGVGRDNVSQPVQEPRNLSTCFSSGDLFAAHNLSDQSRIGGREFQEFCPTILQQLDSRACSSENQENEENEQTEEGRPSAVEVWGYGLLCVTIISLCSLMGASVVPFMKKTFYKRLLLYFIALAIGTLYSNALFQLIPEHHHGHSHYASETLPSQKDQEEGVTEKLQNGDLDHMIPQHCSSELDGKPPVMDEKVIVGSLSVQDLQASQSACYWLKGVRYSDIGTLAWMITLSDGLHNFIDGLAIGASFTVSVFQGISTSVAILCEEFPHELGDFVILLNAGMSIQQALFFNFLSACCCYVGLAFGILAGSHFSANWIFALAGGMFLYISLADMFPEMNEVCQEDERKGSILIPFVIQNLGLLTGFSIMLVLTTYSGQIQIG is encoded by the exons ATGAAGCTGTGGCACCCAGCCCTCCGCAGCTGCTTTCTGCTGGCCCTGCTCGGCGTGTGGACAGCTGCTCCTGAAGCTCACGCTGTGTCTGCGGGGATGCCCGCCATCAGCGCAGCCTCTTTCCTGCAGAACCTCATGCATCGCTACGGGGAGGGCAACAGCCTCACCCTGCAGCAGCTGAAGGCCCTGCTCAACCACCTGGATGTGGGCGTGGGCCGGGACAACGTCTCCCAGCCCGTGCAGGAACCGCGGAACCTCTCCACG TGCTTCAGTTCTGGAGACCTCTTTGCTGCCCACAACCTCAGCGACCAGTCGCGCATCGGGGGACGTGAGTTCCAGGAGTTCTGCCCCACCATCCTCCAGCAGCTGGATTCCCGGGCCTGCTCCTCCGAGAACCAGGAGAACGAAGAGAACGAACAAACAGAAGAGGGGAGGCCCAGCGCAGTTGAAG TGTGGGGGTATGGTCTCCTCTGTGTGACCATCatctccctctgctccctcatGGGGGCCAGCGTGGTCCCCTTCATGAAGAAGACCTTTTACAAGAGGCTGCTGCTCTACTTCATAGCTCTGGCGATTGGAACCCTCTACTCCAACGCCCTCTTCCAGCTCATCCCCGAG CATCATCATGGACACAGCCACTATGCCTCTGAGACGCTCCCTTCCCAGAAGGACCAGGAGGAGGGGGTGACAGAGAAGCTGCAGAACGGCGACCTGGACCACATGATTCCTCAGCACTGCAGCAGTGAGCTGGACGGGAAGCCCCCTGTGATGGACGAGAAGGTCATCGTGGGCTCCCTCTCTGTCCAG GACCTGCAGGCGTCCCAGAGCGCCTGCTACTGGCTGAAAGGCGTCCGCTACTCTGACATCGGCACGCTGGCCTGGATGATCACCCTGAGCGACGGCCTCCACAATTTCATCGACGGGCTGGCCATTGGTGCCTCCTTCACCGTGTCTGTCTTCCAAGGCATCAGCACCTCGGTGGCCATCCTCTGCGAGGAGTTCCCACATGAGCTAG GAGACTTTGTCATCCTGCTCAATGCTGGCATGAGTATCCAGCAGGCTCTCTTCTTCAACTTCCTGTCTGCCTGCTGCTGTTACGTGGGCCTGGCCTTCGGCATCTTAGCCGGCAGCCACTTCTCTGCCAACTGGATCTTTGCCCTGGCTGGAGGAATGTTCTTATATATTTCTCTGGCTGATATG ttCCCTGAGATGAACGAGGTCTGCCAAGAGGATGAAAGGAAGGGCAGTATCTTGATCCCCTTCGTCATCCAGAACCTGGGCCTCTTGACTGGTTTCAGCATCATGCTGGTCCTCACTACGTATTCAGGACAGATCCAGATCGGATAG
- the SLC39A14 gene encoding metal cation symporter ZIP14 isoform X2 — protein MKLWHPALRSCFLLALLGVWTAAPEAHAVSAGMPAISAASFLQNLMHRYGEGNSLTLQQLKALLNHLDVGVGRDNVSQPVQEPRNLSTCFSSGDLFAAHNLSDQSRIGGREFQEFCPTILQQLDSRACSSENQENEENEQTEEGRPSAVEVWGFGFLSVSLINLASLLGVLVLPCTEKAFFSRVLTYFIALSIGTLLSNALFQLIPEAFGFNPLKDYYVSKSAVVFGGFYLFFFTEKILKILLKQKNEHHHGHSHYASETLPSQKDQEEGVTEKLQNGDLDHMIPQHCSSELDGKPPVMDEKVIVGSLSVQDLQASQSACYWLKGVRYSDIGTLAWMITLSDGLHNFIDGLAIGASFTVSVFQGISTSVAILCEEFPHELGDFVILLNAGMSIQQALFFNFLSACCCYVGLAFGILAGSHFSANWIFALAGGMFLYISLADMFPEMNEVCQEDERKGSILIPFVIQNLGLLTGFSIMLVLTTYSGQIQIG, from the exons ATGAAGCTGTGGCACCCAGCCCTCCGCAGCTGCTTTCTGCTGGCCCTGCTCGGCGTGTGGACAGCTGCTCCTGAAGCTCACGCTGTGTCTGCGGGGATGCCCGCCATCAGCGCAGCCTCTTTCCTGCAGAACCTCATGCATCGCTACGGGGAGGGCAACAGCCTCACCCTGCAGCAGCTGAAGGCCCTGCTCAACCACCTGGATGTGGGCGTGGGCCGGGACAACGTCTCCCAGCCCGTGCAGGAACCGCGGAACCTCTCCACG TGCTTCAGTTCTGGAGACCTCTTTGCTGCCCACAACCTCAGCGACCAGTCGCGCATCGGGGGACGTGAGTTCCAGGAGTTCTGCCCCACCATCCTCCAGCAGCTGGATTCCCGGGCCTGCTCCTCCGAGAACCAGGAGAACGAAGAGAACGAACAAACAGAAGAGGGGAGGCCCAGCGCAGTTGAAG TGTGGGGCTTTGGTTTCCTCAGTGTGTCACTGATTAacctggcctctctcctgggaGTCCTCGTCCTGCCATGCACGGAGAAAGCGTTTTTCAGCCGTGTGCTCACTTACTTCATCGCCCTGTCCATTGGAACGCTGCTCTCTAACGCGCTCTTCCAGCTCATCCCAGAG GCTTTTGGTTTCAACCCTCTGAAAGATTATTATGTCTCCAAGTCCGCAGTTGTGTTCGGGGgcttttatctcttctttttcacaGAGAAGATCTTGAAGATACTCCTTAAGCAGAAAAATGAG CATCATCATGGACACAGCCACTATGCCTCTGAGACGCTCCCTTCCCAGAAGGACCAGGAGGAGGGGGTGACAGAGAAGCTGCAGAACGGCGACCTGGACCACATGATTCCTCAGCACTGCAGCAGTGAGCTGGACGGGAAGCCCCCTGTGATGGACGAGAAGGTCATCGTGGGCTCCCTCTCTGTCCAG GACCTGCAGGCGTCCCAGAGCGCCTGCTACTGGCTGAAAGGCGTCCGCTACTCTGACATCGGCACGCTGGCCTGGATGATCACCCTGAGCGACGGCCTCCACAATTTCATCGACGGGCTGGCCATTGGTGCCTCCTTCACCGTGTCTGTCTTCCAAGGCATCAGCACCTCGGTGGCCATCCTCTGCGAGGAGTTCCCACATGAGCTAG GAGACTTTGTCATCCTGCTCAATGCTGGCATGAGTATCCAGCAGGCTCTCTTCTTCAACTTCCTGTCTGCCTGCTGCTGTTACGTGGGCCTGGCCTTCGGCATCTTAGCCGGCAGCCACTTCTCTGCCAACTGGATCTTTGCCCTGGCTGGAGGAATGTTCTTATATATTTCTCTGGCTGATATG ttCCCTGAGATGAACGAGGTCTGCCAAGAGGATGAAAGGAAGGGCAGTATCTTGATCCCCTTCGTCATCCAGAACCTGGGCCTCTTGACTGGTTTCAGCATCATGCTGGTCCTCACTACGTATTCAGGACAGATCCAGATCGGATAG